One part of the Malus sylvestris chromosome 2, drMalSylv7.2, whole genome shotgun sequence genome encodes these proteins:
- the LOC126599907 gene encoding uncharacterized protein LOC126599907 isoform X1 — translation MRWKNSLLRQLLFRLPTQSPLPKAPDKVRLRQVPVSHPSLHNARLNLDFITYQVTWAMIVFTSYVSRGNIFAQDVFDKMRQSEIGQQYRPDLLLDQLPWIKIPKSIPDFLLIEIGERSTKDVFIYAFESVRIVTKKVYPTLSPHFPAWEFLNTSFLASTVQRDVETILRSPITLLTGTFVGVSLCAMDTFLRMLRQAPKWEFFVSRKRSHPSGPRAVFQGRFLCYHIQQLFFRNDHNLEYFQQWDWLQLHFLLGNTSVVQHVLSSKQIFAVKAELMALAHHEQQNGLSLSSKDLQDSGIYHSFIVKELSLLAELMQSCVDDANLSDASLLTPRM, via the exons ATGCGATGGAAAAACTCTCTCCTAAGGCAACTGTTATTTAGATTGCCCACCCAATCCCCCTTACCTAAGGCGCCAGACAAGGTCCGTCTCCGTCAGGTACCCGTATCACATCCTTCGCTGCACAATGCACGGTTGAATTTGGACTTTATTACATATCAGGTGACCTGGGCAATGATTGTGTTTACTTCCTATGTGAGTAGGGGAAACATATTTGCCCAAGATGTGTTTGACAAAATGCGGCAGAGCGAAATTGGCCAGCAATATAGGCCTGACCTTTTACTTGATCAGCTTCCTTGGATAAAGATTCCAAAATCGATTCCTGATTTTCTGCTTATTGAAATTGGGGAACGTTCCACCAAGGATGTGTTTATTTATGCATTTGAATCTGTTCGTATTGTGACCAAGAAGGTTTACCCTACCTTGTCCCCACATTTTCCTGCCTGGGAGTTCCTCAATACTTCTTTCCTAGCTAGCACTGTTCAACGTGATGTTGAGACCATTTTGCGCTCTCCCATTACCTTGTTAACTGGCACTTTTGTAGGGGTAAGTTTGTGTGCTATGGATACTTTTTTAAGGATGCTTAGGCAAGCACCGAAGTGGGAATTTTTTGTTAGCAGGAAGCGAAGTCATCCAAGTGGACCGAGAGCTGTATTCCAAGGAAGGTTCCTTTGTTATCATATTCAGCAGTTATTTTTTAGGAATGACCACAACCTGGAATACTTCCAGCAGTGGGATTGGCTACAATTGCACTTTTTGTTGGGTAATACTTCGGTGGTTCAACATGTTTTGAGCTCAAAACAAATATTTGCTGTGAAAGCGGAGCTAATGGCACTTGCTCACCATGAACAACAAAATGGACTTTCCCTTTCTTCCAAAGATTTACAGGACAGTGGCATTT ATCATTCTTTCATAGTCAAAGAGCTGTCACttttggcagagttgatgcaatCTTGTGTTGACGATGCCAATTTGTCTGATGCATCACTACTTACTCCGAGGATGTAA
- the LOC126599907 gene encoding uncharacterized protein LOC126599907 isoform X2 gives MRQSEIGQQYRPDLLLDQLPWIKIPKSIPDFLLIEIGERSTKDVFIYAFESVRIVTKKVYPTLSPHFPAWEFLNTSFLASTVQRDVETILRSPITLLTGTFVGVSLCAMDTFLRMLRQAPKWEFFVSRKRSHPSGPRAVFQGRFLCYHIQQLFFRNDHNLEYFQQWDWLQLHFLLGNTSVVQHVLSSKQIFAVKAELMALAHHEQQNGLSLSSKDLQDSGIYHSFIVKELSLLAELMQSCVDDANLSDASLLTPRM, from the exons ATGCGGCAGAGCGAAATTGGCCAGCAATATAGGCCTGACCTTTTACTTGATCAGCTTCCTTGGATAAAGATTCCAAAATCGATTCCTGATTTTCTGCTTATTGAAATTGGGGAACGTTCCACCAAGGATGTGTTTATTTATGCATTTGAATCTGTTCGTATTGTGACCAAGAAGGTTTACCCTACCTTGTCCCCACATTTTCCTGCCTGGGAGTTCCTCAATACTTCTTTCCTAGCTAGCACTGTTCAACGTGATGTTGAGACCATTTTGCGCTCTCCCATTACCTTGTTAACTGGCACTTTTGTAGGGGTAAGTTTGTGTGCTATGGATACTTTTTTAAGGATGCTTAGGCAAGCACCGAAGTGGGAATTTTTTGTTAGCAGGAAGCGAAGTCATCCAAGTGGACCGAGAGCTGTATTCCAAGGAAGGTTCCTTTGTTATCATATTCAGCAGTTATTTTTTAGGAATGACCACAACCTGGAATACTTCCAGCAGTGGGATTGGCTACAATTGCACTTTTTGTTGGGTAATACTTCGGTGGTTCAACATGTTTTGAGCTCAAAACAAATATTTGCTGTGAAAGCGGAGCTAATGGCACTTGCTCACCATGAACAACAAAATGGACTTTCCCTTTCTTCCAAAGATTTACAGGACAGTGGCATTT ATCATTCTTTCATAGTCAAAGAGCTGTCACttttggcagagttgatgcaatCTTGTGTTGACGATGCCAATTTGTCTGATGCATCACTACTTACTCCGAGGATGTAA
- the LOC126599907 gene encoding uncharacterized protein LOC126599907 isoform X3 has translation MRWKNSLLRQLLFRLPTQSPLPKAPDKVRLRQVPVSHPSLHNARLNLDFITYQVTWAMIVFTSYVSRGNIFAQDVFDKMRQSEIGQQYRPDLLLDQLPWIKIPKSIPDFLLIEIGERSTKDVFIYAFESVRIVTKKVYPTLSPHFPAWEFLNTSFLASTVQRDVETILRSPITLLTGTFVGEAKSSKWTESCIPRKVPLLSYSAVIF, from the exons ATGCGATGGAAAAACTCTCTCCTAAGGCAACTGTTATTTAGATTGCCCACCCAATCCCCCTTACCTAAGGCGCCAGACAAGGTCCGTCTCCGTCAGGTACCCGTATCACATCCTTCGCTGCACAATGCACGGTTGAATTTGGACTTTATTACATATCAGGTGACCTGGGCAATGATTGTGTTTACTTCCTATGTGAGTAGGGGAAACATATTTGCCCAAGATGTGTTTGACAAAATGCGGCAGAGCGAAATTGGCCAGCAATATAGGCCTGACCTTTTACTTGATCAGCTTCCTTGGATAAAGATTCCAAAATCGATTCCTGATTTTCTGCTTATTGAAATTGGGGAACGTTCCACCAAGGATGTGTTTATTTATGCATTTGAATCTGTTCGTATTGTGACCAAGAAGGTTTACCCTACCTTGTCCCCACATTTTCCTGCCTGGGAGTTCCTCAATACTTCTTTCCTAGCTAGCACTGTTCAACGTGATGTTGAGACCATTTTGCGCTCTCCCATTACCTTGTTAACTGGCACTTTTGTAGGG GAAGCGAAGTCATCCAAGTGGACCGAGAGCTGTATTCCAAGGAAGGTTCCTTTGTTATCATATTCAGCAGTTATTTTTTAG